The following is a genomic window from Bombus vancouverensis nearcticus chromosome 15, iyBomVanc1_principal, whole genome shotgun sequence.
AAATTTAGCGTAGTTTCCTTTATCTTTTGTTTTCCTCTGCCTTTTGTTTTCTTTCACCTTTTATCTTTTGTTTGTCACGTGCACGTTCTTCGTACGGCCCGATGCAGTTAACCAGCTGCATTTTTTTGTCATTTCCAGGCGAATTATGATACACGTGTCGTCGGAGAACACTCAACGATACGATCGTGTGAAGCGCAAGGGCGCAGTGTTTTTGTCCAACATTTTTAAATCGAAAAAGCTGACGTTAGGTATGAAGATCAACGAGGACGAAGAGATGGAACGTGCCCCGAAAGTCGAGACACCTGGTAAGCCGAGAAAATGTTTCTTTCATAAAGCATATAGATATTTAGATAAGAGGTTTTCTGTTTTATCGCTGTAGAAAATTCACTCGTTCAGAGAATTCCAGAAGTTGAGATTCTTTCATAATAGAAGGGTAAAGTAgcccacgtaaaaaaaaaaagaaaaagaaaaaagaaaatgacacgttttaaattactttCGATCTATTTCATCCCGTACGTCTTATTCGAACGTTTGTGAGAGCGATTTAAAATATCTTTGATTTCATAGTTGTCCGGATATTATTTCTAGGTTCGTACCTTAAAATCGGAATTTTTCTAGTTAATATCTTCAGAGCAACGACTTTCTAgctaattgataaaatattgaTATCGATATTCGTAAGCTAATGAGCAATTTATTGCAAGACATGCATCGAAAAGGACGACTACAAAATATCTGCAGCTCTTGAAAGCGAAAAGCTTCCGAAAAAAGCCGGGGTAATCAGCAGCTGAACCttaaatatatcaatattttttgTCGCTTAATTACTTTCCCTAGAATTCGCTTGAAAAAGTGTTTTTCAAGCGGTGACACGTGCGAGAAAAACTTTCGCGCATAATATACCCTCTGCTTGTGCACACGTATACGTGCACGTACTACGTACACATTAAAGAAGAACACCTTAAAATACGAGTGaagagataaaaaatatttcttttgccTGGATATATCCAGAAATTAATCGGATAATTCTTTCGCAATATAAATCCCACGAAAAACGAATAGGAAGAtgtgaatttatttttaatgacgtgaaaaatgagaaatgagaaataaaacaaaatatattctatcGTATTTCAGCAAGATAAAAAtgacgatatatatatatatatatatatatatatacatacaggtatatatatatatatatatatatagacagGTCAACCATGCTTTTTGCAAGAACGCAATTTTCTTCGCTCACTTTTCTTTCCTCATCTTTTCAAAAGAATATAAATCACGAATGTTCGTGATGAATTTTTCGAAAGCAGAATGCATCGTCGAACTATTCGATTATTGTCGTATTGTCGTATTATTGCATTTGTCTTTCCGAATATAAATATACTTTACGAGACTTCCGAATGATAAATAATTAACCAGTTCGGGTTGCAGATAAGACCAAACGTTGTCCACCGTGCATACGAATATCGAGCTGTTGCTATCGACCAaacaattactttttatttctcgAATCTTCGTTACACAACCAGTGACATAAATACTAAGCTTTTAAACGAGAGAACCGTATAGTTCGTACAGCCCTAAGGGGATTAAGATTTGCGAATTACCAAACGATGGAGAAATCTATATTTCTTAAAACACTAGCCTAAACGTTTGTAACAATTGCGACTAGTATTACGGTAAACAAAGTGAAACACGGTAAGCAATTGATAACAAATAACAAGTCGGCGATAACAGGAATCAACACGCGTGTTCCAATTACGTAACGACCGTCCAATAAAATCTAAATCGTTTCTCTTCTATTTTATATCGATTCGACGGAATGCTTGAAAAATACTATTATTTGTTCTTCTTCAAGAACGATAATAGAAATTCAATCGATTGAAAAATTGACGATTAAACGTAGCGATAGcgaaaaatagaaaaggaaaagTATAGAACGCGATATTCGCAGACGTTACATCGTCTTCGATGTCGATTATCTCGAAAACGGAGCCTCAGGTGAAAAAACAACCCGTGTTTGCAGTTTGTTTTGTTACGAACCACACCCTTTCGTATAGCTATCCCTCGCCGTATATTTCTCTACTAAGAAAAACCATTTTAGATATTGCCAATTCATCACGATCGACTATAAAACATCCGTAATCTGACAATTAGGAAAATTAACTGGATCGATTGGATATTTTAAGAAGCGTACTATACTTTGTCTTTGCTCTACTGCGCTATGAAATGCGGTATGCCCGGTTGATGCATTTTAAACGATAAATGGAATAACTCGATATTATAATTCTTAAGAGTTCGTCGAATAGAATCGCTATCATAATGAAATACTATCATCGTTGAAAATTCACATCGATCTGTTCTTTTTATTTGAAGAAGCAATTTGGTCGAACAAACGCGATTagatgttttattattattcgatcGATAGACGAAAAGTAAaatagtatttttttttttttttgataattaattaacgataattaattttgataatattaGAACGGAATTCATGTGAGATGGAATTTCAGCCGTGAGAGATTCGAATTCGTACGATTATAACAAGATTCTGATTAGTGGGATAATTTCTGTTCCAGCGATCATAACGAACGCCTGCAGGCGCAGCGGCAGCGAAAACGACAACCAGGTATCGAGGATTCCGTCGACCTTGAGCGTGGCAGCCGTCGATGTGGTCGTTGCCTGTCAGCCGTCACCGTCGCATTCCATTCTAACCTTGACACCTGGTAGAACACGAAACATCGATCAGGATATGGAGGCGCTTAGGCTAAGTCGACAGGATAATCCTTTCCTACAGGTTCGAATCGATAAGTCTCTTTGTTGCCCGTTTACAAACAGGCCAACGACAAAGACAGGGAAGAAGGAGAACGATTTCCTCAAGATTCAGCCACTTTTTGTCAACCGAGATAAGAAACGAATGAAAGAACTTTGAAATAATCAAATGCCAGTATCTAAAAGTTGCGAGAggtgtaattattttttatgggGGAAAGAGCTGTTTAGGTTTGATTAATAGCGATTCCGTGATTTCACTGAAAGTCGAACGATTGGTACTGGAAGGTTCTTTCACGGTTCTCGCGATCCGGTTCTCGTTTTTTTTACGATTTAACCAAAACTCAAACGATCGCAGAATTCTTACGTCGTCGATGCGATTGGAAATTTGACATAGTTGAAACAACGGTATGGCAAATTATGATAATTTGTggtagaaaaggaaaaagaaagaagaaagtgaTTTTCCACGAATCGGTACAATTCAGTTTGCTCATTCACGGTTTAAAACCAGTCTTCGTTATTTCATTAAGCAGCCCGCACGCCATACCAGCATAATTCGTTCCTTTGCAGAGTATACCGCGTATGGTGACTCATAATTTCGTACAAATAAAACTCATACATTCGCTCATCTAGGTCTTTTGCTCATCATGCTAGGAACATGAAAAAATCATACgaatctattattattatactattattcGTTATCTAAGATACGCTATTTACAAGTCtttgaatgaaaaataattcatttattCTAAAGAAGATTTTCTTATGCTTTTCATTACTGAGAGTAGCTGATTACTAAAAGCGACTCCTCGCAAAGTAACGGTTTTCtgttaatttaaatttgtataattccAGATCAAATACCAAACCTGCAAACCTTCTACGATCTCCAAATATTTCTAGAATTTCATTTCTCAATTCTCTTACTCTTAACGTTTAATCTAGAAATTTAATTCTACGTATAGATCAATGAGAGGTACATTCTGTAAAATCAATTAATCCAAAGATAAAGCTCATTAACCCATCCAATCACCACGTACCACTttcttcttctatttatatccaaaggaaaaaaaaaaaaaacctatACCCTCTGTCCCAGTTTTCTACATCACTTCACATCCACCAATACCATTAGTATTCTATTTCAAACGCAATAATTCCAACAATCGAAGTACACTCGCGTTTCCACCAATAGCGAATTCAAAGAACATAGATAACAGATAAGCTGTTTTCAGTATGAACAATAACGTCTGTCTGtgtctatataaaattataacagcCCAGCTAATTCGATTGAAATACGAAGATGTATTACTTCCTGTCTGTTCTTCGAATCCTTTTTCACGTATCATCGTGTATATTTGGACACATATTTAGACAAGAAGACGAACGAAAGGATCGACGCTAAAGGAGAAATGAGAATATAACAATAGGAAAGAATTTCACACTGTGATCAGTGAAATTTGTATGtgatcattttccatttttaacGTTCCGTTTGTAATATCTGTTGGCTAATATCGTGCAACGTTTCTTATCGTATCTTGTATTCTTCCACGGTATAAATATGTATCAGACTGTTTAAAATCTTAgatttctttttcctatcgcCCTTCGATATCGACCATAAAGCGAATTCAGGATTCACTTTTACATATTTCAACGATACGATCGAATAAATTTCTAGTCTCTGCCTCGGTGATAAAAATCCTCCATTACCAGAGATTCGTCAACTCATATTTCCTGCACTTTCAAGCGTTCACAGATAAAAGATAACTCGATTTCCTCGGTGTGAGTCTCTTCCGCTTGCTCTCCATTACTCAAAGTCACACACGAATAAGTTTACGATTCACGCCATTTCCCGTGTCTTCGAAATTCCTCTGTCTCGATGACCAACGACGCCTTATTTGACATATATAGGTAGATGAACGACAGTGTTCGCATTTTCCAGGTACTGGCGAGTCGCGAGAGTCTGGTCGAGTCTTTGGAAGAGTCTGAGTCCGATGATGCCATTCTGATGTCTCAGGTGAGCAATTTTTCCCGTTCGTTCGCCCTTGTCTACGTCCATGGAAGCGTGAAAGAAGCATCGATCGGTTGGCCAGCTTGCATTATTAATGCTAACGTGAACTTGATAACGATGGCGAGCGATAGAAAGAGGAAGGGACCTGGCTAAGAACGATACGTCTTTTCTTCTACAGAACGGTCTTTTAGAATAGGTCGCGACCATTTTGGCATGTGTCATGGATGTACAAAGGACACGGGTTATCGAGGAACTATTTTTATGTATCTGCCTTTTAGACGTCTCAAGGTAGCAGTTTGATTTTCAGACGATTCTTCTTATATTTGAACGATAGCACGGATGTTTCTCGTTATTTCAGAAATGGCAGCTAACTATAAATTCGTTTCACCTACTGGATATTGTAACGAATACTTCATTCGGGATATTTTACgtatcttgttatatttttatatctttggtGTATTCTGTGGATTTTTGTatatctaaattcaaaaataattCTCTGTCTTGTGACGCAGAAAATTCTGCAGCTCTTTTACACCGATTTTTATACGTCAGGAACAATAAAAAAGATATCGCGGATAAGAAGCGGTTTTGACACGAGaggaatttttagaaaattgctTGCGTGGCGACTGATATCGTATCGAAGGGATCACAATGCTTTTCTTGGAAGCGCGTGGATTACACCGAGAATCCTGACGTGGTATTATCGGTTATTACATAAGTTTCTGAAGCACTATAATTGTTCGGTGCTAGCGTTCggataaaaattggaaaaattggaAAACGCTCGTAACTGTAACTTGAACTACATATGTTTGAATATACGCGAAAGAATGTATTTTAAAAGGATTATTAGTCCAAAGTATACGTACCAGagtatatattaggttgtccgaaaagtgtctttcttttacagacacgtcttttccaacgatgcatttttatacaaacacgaaacctaatctgtcgaacgttgtgatctttattttgatagaacaaaatggaccctacgtaattcgataaaataatataaaatggaaaatgtggCGCGTCcaatatttccttataaaacgaaagaaacttttcggacgacctaatgtCATCGTTCAGCAATACGCGAGCAACGTGTAATCTCTATAAAAAGCTAAATTCATGCCAGGAAATTATTAGCTGTTCCAATAAAATTGAGTCATCACGATATTATTCCCACGATTCATTCTATGGCCGGTATTCTTAGAATAAAACGCAAGAGATCGATTTACCGGTTGTAGAATTAGTCGGTAATTATCGATCATTCATAACAGTTGTCCATTATAAGGGATGGTACGTTCGATCCATTAACCCTGAGCTGACGAGTCACGATTACAATAAGCCTTAGGTATAATGGCTGCTATAcgagactcgatatatctactCTACCTAGATTCTATTGTCGAGCTTTCGATGAATTTCCGTAACTTCGATCGTCGAGGGCGGTAAACCCGATACTCGATATGCAAATTcgcagaaaataaaataaagtcgCGAGACGATGAACATAAATTACACGATGATTCTTAAACTTTCGTATATTTCTATACTTTCCACTCGAACTTGCTGGATTATGGATATTGATTTTACACCGTTTAATTGCATCGTATAACAGCATACGTAAAATTGATTATTTGGCCAGATAAGTACTGTCTATTTTATAGAGATTAAAGTGGAAGCGAATCGCGATAGCGACGTAAATAAATGCCAACTTTGTTTTATCATTCGAAGCAATTCGGGGAAAATTTTGCATCTTGAAAATTGACGTATCTTTCAAGTGGAAAGCAGAGATAATTGAACTTTCAGAGGAACGTCAATTACACCACTTGTGTTATCTGGTTATCTCGGGTCACTGCAAATTTTCTAATCTACAGTATTCCTATCCGAGTAGAGGACTCTCGACATCGAATCGATGTTTAATAGGAAATAAAAGCCAGATCGATCGCTAATCTTACGCGTATCTTGTTAGAATT
Proteins encoded in this region:
- the LOC117157230 gene encoding uncharacterized protein LOC117157230 isoform X3, which gives rise to MIHVSSENTQRYDRVKRKGAVFLSNIFKSKKLTLGMKINEDEEMERAPKVETPAIITNACRRSGSENDNQVSRIPSTLSVAAVDVVVACQPSPSHSILTLTPGRTRNIDQDMEALRLSRQDNPFLQVLASRESLVESLEESESDDAILMSQELGDTDPLTLAQVHEHLVRSPPPASWPHTTTFHFPHQNQSSSGKNDVLAHYKSPSKATSCRGNDHELSRSEPSTDIRDRHSHTFSLLHPTPIRSLSDVRRLHRSADDSVQLMSSE
- the LOC117157230 gene encoding uncharacterized protein LOC117157230 isoform X1, which translates into the protein MAHVPDILRFENSFSALARRTLGRIMIHVSSENTQRYDRVKRKGAVFLSNIFKSKKLTLGMKINEDEEMERAPKVETPAIITNACRRSGSENDNQVSRIPSTLSVAAVDVVVACQPSPSHSILTLTPGRTRNIDQDMEALRLSRQDNPFLQVLASRESLVESLEESESDDAILMSQELGDTDPLTLAQVHEHLVRSPPPASWPHTTTFHFPHQNQSSSGKNDVLAHYKSPSKATSCRGNDHELSRSEPSTDIRDRHSHTFSLLHPTPIRSLSDVRRLHRSADDSVQLMSSE
- the LOC117157230 gene encoding uncharacterized protein LOC117157230 isoform X2, whose protein sequence is MLSRIMIHVSSENTQRYDRVKRKGAVFLSNIFKSKKLTLGMKINEDEEMERAPKVETPAIITNACRRSGSENDNQVSRIPSTLSVAAVDVVVACQPSPSHSILTLTPGRTRNIDQDMEALRLSRQDNPFLQVLASRESLVESLEESESDDAILMSQELGDTDPLTLAQVHEHLVRSPPPASWPHTTTFHFPHQNQSSSGKNDVLAHYKSPSKATSCRGNDHELSRSEPSTDIRDRHSHTFSLLHPTPIRSLSDVRRLHRSADDSVQLMSSE